From Primulina huaijiensis isolate GDHJ02 chromosome 15, ASM1229523v2, whole genome shotgun sequence, one genomic window encodes:
- the LOC140959998 gene encoding uncharacterized protein — protein MALKFLNKKGWHTGSLRNIENVWKAEQKHEAEQKKLEELRKQIHEERERSEFRQLQEQAGLIPKQERLDFLYESGLAVGKGTSGFTALESLPKNDPENAAPSSSVANSGAATSQQSAVPGALFEEKPQSANDAWRKLHSDPLLLIRRREQEALARVKNNPVQMAMIRKSVEAKKKDNEEEKERNKHCKKQSKHRKRLSSKSDSDSEDTEFTGKKQSESYQKRQKYEESSRKEAQNSDDESSERDDRRKRYYDKQYKEGQSGGYQDTKYSSGRKRSKGHYEFQHQEYSSERRQVKSHNDNQNGHLDPKRDKTEDARKIKKSHYDYELKERVSEKHSESHHDRQEHILERHSESHYEKQSRLKSSQKPPRPDSNNRLRNSVKLSAEDRAARLREMQMDAEVHEEQRWKRLEKAAKTDAQEALRDHASAGRNFLDTAQKSIYGAEKGGSSTIEESVRRRTHYLQGRSDTDKNAFRR, from the exons ATGGCGCTGAAGTTTCTGAACAAGAAGGGATGGCACACAGGCAGTCTGCGCAACATCGAGAATGTGTGGAAAGCGGAGCAGAAGCACGAAGCCGAACAAAAGAAGCTCGAGGAACTACGCAAGCAGATTCACGAGGAACGAGAGCGCTCAGAGTTTCGCCAGCTCCAAGAACAAGCTGGCCTTATACC AAAGCAAGAGCGTTTGGACTTTCTGTACGAATCCGGATTAGCTGTTGGGAAGGGGACTTCTGGTTTCACGGCTCTGGAATCTTTGCCCAAGAATGATCCTGAAAACGCTGCTCCTTCCTCGTCTGTTGCCAATTCGGGTGCTGCTACCTCTCAG CAATCAGCTGTTCCGGGGGCTTTGTTTGAGGAGAAGCCACAATCAGCAAATGATGCTTGGAGGAAACTGCATTCAGATCCTTTGCTTTTGATCCGTCGGAGAGAGCAGGAAGCACTTGCTCGTGTCAAGAATAACCCAGTCCAGATGGCCATGATTCGCAAATCT GTAGAAGCAAAAAAGAAGGACAACGAGGAGGAAAAAGAGAGAAATAAACATTGTAAGAAGCAGTCTAAACATCGGAAACGCTTGTCATCGAAAAGTGATTCTGATTCTGAAGATACTGAGTTTACTGGGAAAAAACAATCAGAGAGTTATCAAAAACGTCAAAAATATGAAGAATCTTCTAGGAAAGAAGCTCAGAATTCCGATGATGAATCAAGCGAAAGGGATGACAGGAGAAAGAGATATTATGACAAGCAGTACAAAGAAGGGCAATCTGGTGGCTATCAGGACACCAAATACAGTAGTGGACGAAAAAGGTCAAAGGGTCATTACGAATTTCAACATCAAGAATATTCTTCAGAACGACGACAGGTCAAATCTCATAATGACAACCAAAATGGCCATCTTGATCCCAAACGTGACAAAACTGAAGATGCACGGAAAATAAAGAAGAGTCATTAtgattatgaactcaaagaacGTGTTTCAGAAAAGCATTCTGAATCTCATCATGACAGGCAAGAACATATTTTGGAAAGGCATTCTGAATCTCATTATGAAAAGCAAAGCCGGCTCAAATCTTCTCAAAAGCCACCAAGACCTGATTCAAACAATAGGCTTCGAAATTCTGTTAAACTTTCAGCAGAAGATAGAGCTGCTAGACTGCGGGAGATGCAAATGGATGCTGAAGTGCATGAAGAGCAAAGATGGAAAAGGCTTGAGAAGGCTGCAAAAACTGATGCTCAGGAAGCTCTCCGTGATCACGCGTCTGCAGGGAGAAACTTCCTGGATACCGCTCAAAAAAGTATATATGGTGCTGAGAAGGGAGGAAGCTCGACCATTGAGGAGAGTGTTCGGCGTCGAACTCACTATTTGCAGGGAAGATCGGATACTGATAAGAATGCTTTCCGACGGTAA
- the LOC140959180 gene encoding ABC transporter D family member 2, chloroplastic-like, which translates to MVVTTSEMIGLESTVYFPPQKFNIPQALSRSTTAIQISGKIKYHELCWFSLVPNRSFLGATRRKKSLFPAFVSDLSSASPESDQDNARRKSPNVQILLKRFWEVAAPYWFSDDKVAARWRLAGVFALTLGTTGISVGFNFLGRDFYNALANKDQEQFTKQLMYYLAAFAIGIPVFVLRDYAKDTLSLRWRSWMTSYYMDRYLKNRTFYKIQSQSIIDNPDQRIVDDLSSFTATALAFSLTLFNASVDLISFSNILYGIYPPLFLVLLGYSLGGTAISIVLGRGLVNLNFLQEKKEADFRYGLVRIRENAESIAFYGGEQNEMQLLMQRFRSAFENLSQLLISSRNLEFFTNGYRYLIQILPAAVVAPMYFSGKIEFGVINQSVSAFNHILGDFSLIVYQFQALSAFSAVIERLGEFDDLLNNKDTRSDADNLEEICRELCIISDFSTSNGSVPFANSSKLMSINHLTLMTPSGATLIRDLSLDVYEGNHLLVTGPSGSGKTSLLRAVAGLWSFGKGTITSYERNEGDPLSQFSSNLASLEVSSVEETMGNENRRKNERSRGVFFLPQKPYMVLGTLRQQLLYPTWCEDSISMSDNNKPTGSLPFLTTAQDMDSRPQKPTTEDIIQVLHDVRLGYVLSRFDLDSMSEWSSVLSLGEQQRLAFARLLLSKPTLVLLDESTSALDEANETHIYRLIEAVGITYISIGHRKTLYEYHKQVLRISPVEPTNADPNWHFEPINETSTYNLSKQ; encoded by the exons ATGGTCGTGACAACTAGCGAAATGATAGGACTGGAATCCACGGTGTATTTTCCACCACAGAAATTCAACATTCCTCAAGCTTTGTCAAGAAGTACTACAGCCATTCAAATCAGCGGGAAAATCAAGTATCACGAATTGTGTTGGTTCAGCTTGGTTCCTAATCGTTCATTTCTCGGTGCTACTCGGAGGAAAAAATCTTTGTTTCCAGCTTTTGTTAGTGATTTATCATCTGCTTCGCCGGAATCCGACCAG GATAATGCTCGTAGGAAGTCCCCAAATGTTCAAATCCTGCTGAAGAGGTTTTGGGAAGTGGCTGCACCTTATTGGTTTTCCGATGATAAGGTCGCAGCTCGTTGGCGGCTTGCGGGTGTTTTTGCACTTACTTTGGGGACGACGGGTATCAGTGTTGGTTTCAACTTTCTTGGCCGTGACTTCTATAATGCACTTGCCA ACAAGGACCAAGAACAGTTTACCAAGCAACTGATGTATTACTTGGCTGCTTTTGCTATTGGAATTCCG gtTTTTGTTTTGAGGGATTATGCGAAAGATACTCTTTCTTTGAGATGGAGATCTTGGATGACAAGCTATTACATGGATCGAtatttgaagaatagaacttttTACAAAATACAATCTCAGTCAATAATTGATAACCCAGATCAGCGgattgttgatgatttaagTTCTTTCACAGCAACAGCTCTCGCATTTTCCTTGACACTCTTCAATGCTTCCGTGGACTTGATATCTTTCAGTAATATCTTGTATGGGATCTATCCACCACTTTTTCTCGTTCTTCTGGGTTACTCACTTGGAGGAACAGCTATTAGTATTGTCCTTGGAAGG GGACTGGTGAATCTGAACTTTTTGCAAGAGAAAAAAGAAGCAGATTTTCGTTATGGACTAGTGCGCATCAGAGAAAATGCAGAGTCCATTGCATTTTATGGTGGCGAGCAAAACGAGATGCAACTTCTAATGCAGCGATTCAGAAGCGCATTCGAAAATCTCAGT CAACTATTGATATCTTCCCGAAATCTGGAGTTCTTCACCAATGGCTACAGATACTTGATCCAGATTCTTCCTGCAGCTGTAGTTGCACCCATGTATTTTTCTGGAAAAATTGAATTTGGTGTCATTAATCAGTCTGTATCTGCATTTAATCACATTCTTGGAGATTTTTCCCTCATCGTGTACCAATTTCAAGCTCTCAGCGCCTTTTCTGCTGTCATTGAACGCCTAG GTGAATTCGACGATCTTTTAAACAACAAAGACACTAGAAGTGATGCTGACAACTTGGAAGAAATATGTCGTGAATTATGCATTATTTCCGACTTTAGCACTTCCAATGGATCTGTGCCCTTTGCTAACAGTTCAAAGTTAATGAGTATCAATCATTTGACTCTAATGACTCCAAGCGGAGCAACACTTATCAGGGATTTGTCTTTGGACGTCTATGAGGGGAACCACTTACTG GTTACAGGACCAAGTGGGAGTGGTAAAACTTCATTACTAAGAGCTGTAGCTGGTCTCTGGAGCTTTGGAAAGGGAACTATCACATCTTATgagagaaatgagggagatCCTCTATCACAGTTTTCTTCAAACCTGGCTTCTCTTGAAGTAAGTTCTGTGGAAGAGACCATGGGCAATGAAAACAGACGGAAAAATGAACGTTCTAGAGGTGTATTTTTCCTTCCTCAGAAACCATATATGGTTTTGGGAACGCTTCGTCAACAATTGCTTTATCCTACTTGGTGTGAAGATTCAATTTCCATGTCAGACAACAATAAACCAACTG GTTCGCTACCTTTCCTAACGACGGCACAAGACATGGATTCAAGGCCTCAGAAGCCTACTACTGAAGATATAATTCAAGTTCTACATGACGTTCGACTTGGCTACGTATTGTCACGATTTGATCTAGATTCCATGTCTGAATGGTCTAGTGTTCTTTCTCTTGGTGAGCAGCAACGTCTAGCATTTGCACGTTTGTTGCTTTCAAAGCCAACCTTAGTTCTCTTGGATGAATCTACTAGTGCTTTAGACGAAGCCAACGAG ACACATATATATCGGTTGATTGAAGCTGTAGGGATCACATACATAAGCATCGGTCATAGAAAAACACTTTACGAATACCATAAACAAGTCTTGCGTATATCCCCTGTGGAACCAACAAATGCGGACCCCAATTGGCACTTTGAGCCCATCAATGAAACTTCCACGTACAATCTATCGAAGCAGTAA